The sequence GAGACACCGGAATAAGGCTTGTGCAGCTTATGCAGAAGAAATGTTCAACCTTTATGCCCAAAGGAATGAGGTGACCATCACATCACACACCTGCCTTCCCAAGCTCAACCACTTAATTAGAAAAAGAGGAATAGCACTGGTTACAAGTGTGGCATCTTTTTGTCCACGTAGTTTTCTTTCTGCTATAGCTCAGCAGCTAAACACCCTACACAGGGTAGGAACTCAACAAATCCTCAGTAAGTGAATGAATCTGAAGTCCTATGGGCATCATTCAGCCACATGAAGTCATAATCTAGAAAATGTGCTTCCTCTTAATAGCCAAGAACACTGTAGATTGAAAAGGAGCTCGAGAAACATGAATTTATTCTCTTGTCTCCCATAGGCCAGCCgggggagaagagagaagggcCTAGGCGGATAGAATGGACCCCATCTCCTGTAAATTGCACCAGAACGACAGAACTGAGGGGGCTGGCTTGCAGACCTGAAGTCCCCTCTCTCATTGTACCCATGGTGAAACTGAGCTCCAGACGCAGGGCTGACCCTCCCCAGGTCACACATCCACGCTCCTTGGCTCCCAGGAGCACTGGTGCTTTCTCTGACACCTTCATGGTGCAGATGGGAAAAGAGGGAGAGTGAGATGGATGCAGACTGAGATGAATGGGGCAAACCAGACGGTCATGACGGAGTTTGTCCTGCTGGGGCTCCACGACCACCACGACCTAGAGATGGTCCTGTTTGTGCTCTGCCTGGGCATCTACTCCATGAACGTGCTGGGGAACACCCTCCTCATTGGGCTGAACATGCTGGACCCCCGcctgcacacccccatgtacttcttcctcagcaACCTCGCCCTCATAGACATCTCTGCCACGTCCTCCATCGTGCCTCTCATGCTGGTCCACTTCCTGGAAACCCAGAGCACCATCTCCTTCCCTGGTTGTGCCCTGCAGATGTACCTGACCCTGGCGCTGGGCTCCACAGAGTGTGTGCTCCTGGCCATGATGGCGTGTGACCGGTACGTGGCCATCTGCCAGCCGCTTCGCTACTCGGAGCTCATGAGCCGGCACACGAGCTTGTGGATGGCGGCGCTGAGCTGGGGGGCAGGCTTTGCCAACTCCCTTCTCCATTCCAGTCTCACTTGGAGCCTCCCCTTCTGTGGCCACAATGTCATCAACCACTTCTTCTGTGAGATCTTGGCAGTGCTGAAACTAGCCTGTGGGGACGTCTCTCTCAATGCGCTGCTATTAATGGCGGCTTCAACTGTCCTGATGCTGTCCCCGCTGCTGCTCATCTTCCTGTCCTACGTGTTTATCCTCACTGCCATCCTGAGGGTGCCCTCTGCTGCCGGCCGGCACAAAGCCTTCTCTACCTGCTCTGCCCACCTCACAGTGGTGGTGATTTTCTATGGGACTGTCTCCTTCATGTACTTCAAGCCCAAAGCCAAGGACCTCAACCTGGATAAGCTTATTGCATTGTTCTATGGGATCGTGACCCCCTCGCTGAACCCCatcatctacagcctgaggaacgCAGAGGTGAAAGCTGCCACCATAGCTCTGCTGAGGGGAGATCTCCTCTCCAGGAAGATGTCCCGCTTTCCTGTTGTTCCCTAAGTCCATCAGGCAGGTGCGTGTGTGCTGAGTAGCTTTAGTCCTGTCCAAGTCTTTGGGAatctatggactctagccctccaggcttctttgtccatggcattctgaaggcaagaatactcaagtgtcTTTCCATGTCTTCTTCCATGGGATCATCCTAACCTAGGTATCGAACCAGGActtcttatgtctcctatattgtcaggggggctctttaccactagtgccacctgggcaaCCAGTTATCCAGTGGTGTGACTTCcaaaatgacttccctggtggctcggatggtaaaagcgccttcctacaatgcaggagacctgggttcgatccctgagttgggcagatcccctggagaaggaaatggcaacccactcccttattcttgcctggaaaattgcttggacagaggagcctggcatgctgcagtccatggggtcacaaagagccggacatgactgagtgactgaactgaatggaagcCCTTCTGTTTGTGTCCACAATATTTCACTACACTGTGGGTGCCTCGAGGGCAGGACTCTTTAGGGGCTTGTTTCTGGAGCTCCACAGAGCTTTCCCAGCAGATGGTTATTGAACTGCcactcacatatgcagatgacaccaccctatgggcAGACAGtgaggaggaaataaagagcctcttgatgaaggtgaaagaggagactcaAAATGCTGCTTTAGATGTCAGCATTCAAGaaagaaagatcatggcatccagtccgaTCACTTGATAGCAACccgatgaggaaacaatggaaacagtgacagactctattttcttgggctccaaaaatcactgtacatggtgaccacagccatgaaattcaaagatgcttgtcTACTTGggagagaagctatgacaaacctagacaacatattaaaaagcagacacattactttgccaacaaaggtctgtccagtcaaagttttgttttttccagtgatcatgtatggatgtgtgagttgtaccataaagaaagctgagcaccaaagaattgatgcttttgaactgtggtgttggagaagactcttgagagtcccttggacagcaaggagatcaaaccagtcaatcctaaaggaaatcaatcctgaatattcattggaaaaactgatgctgaagctgaagctccaatattttggccacctgatgtgaagaactgattcattggaaaagacattgatgctgggaaaggttgaaggcaggaggagaaggggaagacagaggatgagatggttggatggcatcaccaactcaatggacatgagtttgagtaagctctgggaattggtgatggacagggaagcctggcttgctgcagtccatggggtcacaaagagttggacacgactgagcgactgaactgaactgaactgaactgtcactcAGAAGCCATCAGCTGTCACACCTGGGGACTGGATCCTGTGCTGCTCCAGGCAGTCAGGGGCTTAGTCTGAACGTGTGGACAGACACGAGTGGGTGCAGCAGGATCTCATGGCCACAACACTGCCTTCTAAGAAGTCACTGAAACAACTCAGGAGACACAAAGGACCACCATATGTGGagccaggagaccagggttcccgACCTGGTTCAGCTGCTCTGCCCGGCGAGGTCTTCCTGCTGGCCATTCCCCTCCAGGAATCCCAAAGGCACCTCACACTTAAACTGCCCACAGCTGAACTCACCCCTCTGCCCCCAAAGGTCTGTCACCCTCTCAGGGAACAGCGCACACTCTCCCTAAGTCCCCAGCCAGAAACCGGGCAGTCATCAGGGGCGT is a genomic window of Cervus canadensis isolate Bull #8, Minnesota chromosome 14, ASM1932006v1, whole genome shotgun sequence containing:
- the LOC122452791 gene encoding olfactory receptor 2S2-like, with the protein product MQTEMNGANQTVMTEFVLLGLHDHHDLEMVLFVLCLGIYSMNVLGNTLLIGLNMLDPRLHTPMYFFLSNLALIDISATSSIVPLMLVHFLETQSTISFPGCALQMYLTLALGSTECVLLAMMACDRYVAICQPLRYSELMSRHTSLWMAALSWGAGFANSLLHSSLTWSLPFCGHNVINHFFCEILAVLKLACGDVSLNALLLMAASTVLMLSPLLLIFLSYVFILTAILRVPSAAGRHKAFSTCSAHLTVVVIFYGTVSFMYFKPKAKDLNLDKLIALFYGIVTPSLNPIIYSLRNAEVKAATIALLRGDLLSRKMSRFPVVP